A genomic segment from Diospyros lotus cultivar Yz01 chromosome 5, ASM1463336v1, whole genome shotgun sequence encodes:
- the LOC127802869 gene encoding transcription factor bHLH18-like isoform X3, which yields MEIAHISGMPEFGMEDTGFILNSLDEMSTISFAASLGESSNHPISHPMFDLKPSTEASHTGIDSPMRMVKTYGWDFSKIDHLSNGQTNSYTSQPSFTNSSYGSQVGSVKPKEEALCTSPSDIMASQGAFGNQNYLFKACQGAKRARTDNGFSSNQDHIIAERKRREMLSQLFIALSAIVPGLKKMDKASVLGDAIKYLKQLQERVKTLEEQASKRLVESVVIVKKYELHADGDSSSSDENFSGGAYDEPLPEVEARIYNKNVLIRVHCEKKKGVLEKTVAEIEKLGLSIVNSSVLTFGSLALDITIIAEMNAEFTMTVKDLVKHLHASLKMFV from the exons ATGGAGATTGCACATATCAGTGGCATGCCTGAATTT GGAATGGAGGATACGGGATTCATCCTTAATTCTCTTGATGAGATGAGCACAATCTCTTTTGCAGCTTCATTAGGGGAGAGTTCCAATCACCCTATCTCTCATCCAATGTTCGATCTTAAACCTTCCACAGAAGCATCTCATACTGGTATCGATAGCCCCATGAGAATGGTCAAAACCTATGGTTGGGATTTCTCTAAGATCGATCATCTGTCAAACGGGCAAACTAATTCTTACACCAGCCAACCTTCTTTCACCAATTCAAGTTATGGATCTCAAGTTGGCAGTGTAAAACCTAAAGAGGAGGCCTTGTGTACTTCGCCCTCTGATATTATGGCTTCTCAAGGTGCATTTGGAAACCAAAATTATCTGTTCAAGGCTTGCCAAGGAGCTAAACGGGCTAGAACAGACAATGGATTTTCTAGCAATCAAGATCACATTATAGctgagaggaagagaagagagatgCTCAGTCAGTTGTTCATCGCTTTATCTGCTATAGTCCCTGGCCTAAAGAAG ATGGACAAGGCTTCTGTTCTTGGTGATGCTATCAAATATTTGAAACAACTCCAGGAGCGAGTGAAGACGCTCGAGGAACAGGCCAGTAAGAGATTGGTGGAATCGGTTGTCATTGTGAAGAAGTATGAGCTCCATGCTGATGGTGACAGTTCTTCCTCGGATGAGAATTTTTCTGGTGGCGCCTATGATGAGCCTCTCCCTGAGGTGGAAGCAcgtatttataacaaaaatgtGCTCATAAGGGTTCACtgtgagaaaaagaaaggagttCTAGAGAAAACAGTGGCTGAAATTGAGAAGCTGGGTCTATCAATTGTCAATAGCAGCGTCTTGACTTTCGGAAGTTTAGCTCTAGATATTACCATAATTGCTGAG ATGAATGCAGAATTCACCATGACAGTGAAGGATCTTGTGAAGCATCTTCATGCATCTCTTAAGATGTTCGTGTGA
- the LOC127802869 gene encoding transcription factor bHLH18-like isoform X2, with the protein MIMTQRTNSDNTFLSGFCSYLMEIAHISGMPEFGMEDTGFILNSLDEMSTISFAASLGESSNHPISHPMFDLKPSTEASHTGIDSPMRMVKTYGWDFSKIDHLSNGQTNSYTSQPSFTNSSYGSQVGSVKPKEEALCTSPSDIMASQGAFGNQNYLFKACQGAKRARTDNGFSSNQDHIIAERKRREMLSQLFIALSAIVPGLKKMDKASVLGDAIKYLKQLQERVKTLEEQASKRLVESVVIVKKYELHADGDSSSSDENFSGGAYDEPLPEVEARIYNKNVLIRVHCEKKKGVLEKTVAEIEKLGLSIVNSSVLTFGSLALDITIIAEMNAEFTMTVKDLVKHLHASLKMFV; encoded by the exons ATGATAATGACTCAACGGACCAATTCTGATAACACCTTCCTTTCAGGGTTCTGCAGTTACCTCATGGAGATTGCACATATCAGTGGCATGCCTGAATTT GGAATGGAGGATACGGGATTCATCCTTAATTCTCTTGATGAGATGAGCACAATCTCTTTTGCAGCTTCATTAGGGGAGAGTTCCAATCACCCTATCTCTCATCCAATGTTCGATCTTAAACCTTCCACAGAAGCATCTCATACTGGTATCGATAGCCCCATGAGAATGGTCAAAACCTATGGTTGGGATTTCTCTAAGATCGATCATCTGTCAAACGGGCAAACTAATTCTTACACCAGCCAACCTTCTTTCACCAATTCAAGTTATGGATCTCAAGTTGGCAGTGTAAAACCTAAAGAGGAGGCCTTGTGTACTTCGCCCTCTGATATTATGGCTTCTCAAGGTGCATTTGGAAACCAAAATTATCTGTTCAAGGCTTGCCAAGGAGCTAAACGGGCTAGAACAGACAATGGATTTTCTAGCAATCAAGATCACATTATAGctgagaggaagagaagagagatgCTCAGTCAGTTGTTCATCGCTTTATCTGCTATAGTCCCTGGCCTAAAGAAG ATGGACAAGGCTTCTGTTCTTGGTGATGCTATCAAATATTTGAAACAACTCCAGGAGCGAGTGAAGACGCTCGAGGAACAGGCCAGTAAGAGATTGGTGGAATCGGTTGTCATTGTGAAGAAGTATGAGCTCCATGCTGATGGTGACAGTTCTTCCTCGGATGAGAATTTTTCTGGTGGCGCCTATGATGAGCCTCTCCCTGAGGTGGAAGCAcgtatttataacaaaaatgtGCTCATAAGGGTTCACtgtgagaaaaagaaaggagttCTAGAGAAAACAGTGGCTGAAATTGAGAAGCTGGGTCTATCAATTGTCAATAGCAGCGTCTTGACTTTCGGAAGTTTAGCTCTAGATATTACCATAATTGCTGAG ATGAATGCAGAATTCACCATGACAGTGAAGGATCTTGTGAAGCATCTTCATGCATCTCTTAAGATGTTCGTGTGA
- the LOC127802270 gene encoding receptor-like protein kinase 7: MPNVIRALNCRFQVSSKLQQPPAMSAELVSRRQPGGGIFLAFLCLLSLVAPPSRADEQLEALLGFKTALAGSNTSVFDSWTDQNYVCDFTGISCDGSQMVREINLPRQRLSGTLAFEAICSLGSLEKISLGSNSLNGRIGEELANCTRLKYLDLGMNSFAGEVPDLSSLVELKFLNLNQSGFSGKFPWKSLENLTRLEFLSLGDNPFDKNSFPLEVLNMKKLYWLYLSNCSLEGQIPEGIGNLTLLQNLELSDNLFFGKIPRGITKLKQLWQLELYDNDFAGEIPVGFRNLTNLVKFDASANNLEGDLSELKYLTQLESLQLFENRFSGEIPAEFGYFKSLLGLSLYTNRLTGSLPPKIGSWADFNFIDVTGNFLTGPIPADMCKNGKMIDLLLLQNKFTGGIPASYAHCSTLERLRVNNNSLSGVVPAEIWSLPNLSIIDLTGNQFEGPVAATIGGAESLAQLFLAYNRFSGELPASLSNTTSLVAIDMSYNQFSGEIPASIGNLKRLSSIHLESNLFSGTIPESLGSCSSLSELNLACNSFSGVIPASIGSVLSLNSLNLSDNKLSGQIPASLSSLRFSLLDLSNNRLVGPIPESLSIEAYSKSFAGNPGLCNGKLRNFRSCSSDSNDSSSIRTKVSCFVAGATVLFVSLACFMYVKYKTKGRDQNRPIKSDGSWNMKQFHVLSFTEEEVMDGIRTENLIGKGGSGNVYRVVLRCGKQLAVKHIWKPESDDRRICRSSAAILAKGGRRWPEFDAEVATLSSVRHVNVVKLYCSITSEDSNLLVYEYLPNGSLWDRMHTGRKMEMDWDVRYEIAVGAARGLEYLHHGCNRPVIHRDVKSSNILLDEEMKPKIADFGLARVAPANDIMDSTLVIAGTLGYIAPEYAYTCKVNEKSDVYSFGVVLMELVTGKRPVEAEFGEDRDIVQWVCGQMRSHNGVLHLVDAAISEDLKESAATVLSIALHCTMKTPALRPSMRAVVQMLEEAKPLELREVVVNKG, from the exons ATGCCCAATGTGATTCGCGCTCTCAATTGCCGTTTCCAAGTTTCATCCAAACTTCAGCAGCCGCCGGCCATGTCGGCAGAGCTCGTTTCCCGGCGACAGCCTGGCGGGGGCATATTTCTAGCCTTCCTCTGTTTGCTCTCCCTCGTTGCTCCTCCATCCAGAGCGGATGAACAGCTTGAAGCCCTTCTCGGATTCAAAACCGCTCTGGCAGGATCAAACACGTCCGTGTTTGATTCGTGGACTGATCAAAATTACGTCTGCGACTTCACCGGAATCAGCTGCGACGGCAGCCAAATGGTCAGAGAAATCAATCTTCCCAGGCAACGGTTGTCTGGAACTCTTGCTTTTGAGGCCATTTGCTCGCTTGGATCGCTGGAGAAAATTTCTCTGGGTTCGAATTCCTTGAACGGGAGAATCGGTGAAGAATTGGCGAATTGCACTCGCTTGAAGTACTTGGATTTGGGTATGAATTCGTTCGCCGGAGAAGTGCCCGATTTGTCGTCTTTAGTCGAGCTGAAGTTTTTGAACTTGAACCAAAGTGGATTTTCCGGGAAATTTCCGTGGAAATCGCTGGAAAATCTTACGAGACTTGAGTTCTTGAGCCTCGGAGACAACCCATTTGATAAAAATTCGTTTCCTCTGGAGGTGTTGAATATGAAGAAACTATATTGGCTCTACCTATCCAATTGCAGTCTTGAAGGGCAAATTCCTGAAGGAATCGGGAACCTCACGCTGCTTCAAAACCTCGAGCTTTCCGACAACCTATTTTTCGGGAAAATTCCGAGGGGAATCACGAAGCTGAAGCAACTCTGGCAGCTCGAGCTCTACGACAATGATTTCGCCGGAGAGATTCCCGTCGGGTTCAGGAATCTCACCAATCTCGTCAAATTCGACGCTTCAGCTAACAATCTAGAAGGAGACCTCTCGGAGCTCAAGTACTTGACACAACTAGAATCGTTGCAGCTGTTTGAGAACCGATTCTCCGGCGAAATTCCTGCGGAATTTGGATATTTCAAGTCTCTCCTGGGACTTTCTCTGTACACGAACAGGCTCACAGGTTCTCTTCCTCCAAAGATTGGTTCTTGGGCAGACTTTAATTTCATCGACGTCACCGGAAACTTCTTGACTGGTCCGATTCCGGCCGACATGTGCAAGAATGGCAAGATGATtgatctcctcctcctccagaACAAGTTCACAG GTGGAATTCCGGCGAGCTATGCACACTGCTCGACGTTGGAACGTTTACGGGTAAACAACAATTCACTCTCCGGCGTAGTCCCAGCCGAAATTTGGAGCCTGCCAAATTTATCCATAATTGATCTCACTGGGAACCAATTTGAAGGTCCGGTGGCTGCCACCATCGGCGGGGCAGAGTCTTTAGCCCAGCTGTTTCTAGCTTACAACAGATTTTCCGGCGAGTTACCGGCCTCACTCTCAAATACCACATCTTTGGTCGCCATTGATATGAGCTACAACCAGTTTTCCGGCGAAATTCCGGCCTCAATCGGCAATTTGAAGAGACTTAGCAGCATTCATCTAGAGAGCAACTTGTTTTCTGGCACTATCCCAGAGTCATTAGGCTCGTGTTCTTCTCTTAGTGAGCTGAACCTCGCCTGCAATTCATTCTCCGGCGTAATCCCGGCGAGTATAGGCTCTGTACTCAGCCTGAACTCCTTAAACTTATCCGACAACAAGCTTTCCGGCCAAATCCCGGCTAGTTTATCTTCACTAAGATTTAGCCTTCTCGATTTGTCGAACAACAGATTGGTTGGCCCTATACCGGAATCTTTATCCATTGAAGCGTACAGTAAAAGCTTCGCCGGAAACCCAGGACTTTGCAATGGGAAGCTCAGGAACTTCCGGTCATGTTCGTCGGATTCAAACGATTCAAGCAGTATCCGGACAAAGGTGTCTTGCTTCGTCGCCGGAGCAACTGTCTTGTTTGTCTCTCTAGCTTGTTTCATGTATGTGAAGTATAAAACCAAAGGCAGAGATCAGAACCGTCCTATCAAGAGCGATGGCTCTTGGAATATGAAACAGTTCCATGTTCTGAGCTTCACGGAAGAAGAAGTGATGGACGGAATCAGAACGGAGAATTTGATCGGAAAAGGCGGGTCCGGTAACGTGTACAGAGTTGTTCTAAGGTGCGGAAAGCAACTGGCGGTGAAGCACATTTGGAAGCCTGAGTCCGATGACCGGAGGATCTGCAGGAGTAGCGCCGCCATTCTGGCAAAGGGCGGCCGCCGGTGGCCGGAATTCGACGCCGAGGTGGCGACTCTGAGCTCCGTCCGGCACGTGAACGTGGTGAAACTGTACTGCAGCATCACGAGCGAGGATTCAAATCTTCTGGTTTATGAATATCTTCCCAATGGAAGTTTGTGGGACCGGATGCATACAGGCCGAAAAATGGAGATGGACTGGGACGTCAGGTATGAGATCGCGGTGGGTGCTGCCAGGGGGTTGGAATATCTCCACCATGGCTGTAATAGGCCAGTGATACATCGCGACGTTAAAAGTAGTAACATTCTGCTGGACGAGGAGATGAAGCCGAAGATTGCGGATTTCGGGCTGGCGAGAGTTGCTCCGGCAAACGACATTATGGACTCCACACTGGTGATCGCCGGGACTCTCGGTTACATCGCTCCAG AATACGCGTACACGTGCAAGGTGAACGAGAAGAGCGATGTGTACAGCTTCGGGGTGGTTTTGATGGAGCTGGTGACCGGAAAAAGGCCAGTAGAGGCGGAGTTCGGCGAGgacagggacatagtccaatggGTGTGCGGCCAAATGAGGAGCCACAACGGCGTGCTTCACTTGGTAGATGCTGCCATCTCGGAGGACCTAAAAGAAAGCGCGGCCACCGTGCTAAGCATCGCTCTCCACTGCACCATGAAGACGCCGGCTCTCCGGCCGTCGATGAGGGCGGTGGTGCAGATGTTGGAAGAGGCAAAGCCTCTAGAGTTGAGGGAAGTCGTTGTCAATAAAGGCTAG
- the LOC127802081 gene encoding malate dehydrogenase, glyoxysomal encodes MRPTAEANQRIARISAHLHPSNLQMEESSILGRDNCRAKGGAPGFKVAILGAAGGIGQPLALLMKMNPLVSVLHLYDVVNSPGVTADVSHMDTGAVVRGFLGQPQLENALTGMDVVIIPAGVPRKPGMTRDDLFNINAGIVKTLCEGIAKCCPNALVNLISNPVNSTVAIAAEVFKKAGTYDPKRLLGVTTLDVVRANTFVAEVLGLDPREVDVPVVGGHSGVTILPLLSQVKPPCSFTREETEYLTNRIQNGGTEVVEAKAGAGSATLSMAYAAAKFADACLRGLRGDAGIVECAFVASQVTELPFFASKVRLGRTGAEEVYQLGPLNEFERVGLEIAKKELAASIQKGVSFIRK; translated from the exons ATGCGGCCAACTGCAGAAGCTAACCAACGCATTGCCAGAATCTCGGCTCATCTCCATCCTTCCAATCTTCAG ATGGAGGAGAGTTCCATTTTGGGGAGAGACAATTGTAGGGCAAAAGGTGGTGCTCCTGGGTTCAAAGTTGCCATACTGGGTGCTGCTGGAGGCATTGGCCAGCCCCTTGCCTTGCTAATGAAGATGAATCCTCTGGTTTCTGTTCTTCACCTCTACGATGTAGTCAATTCCCCTGGTGTCACGGCCGATGTCAGTCATATGGACACTGGTGCTGTG GTTCGTGGTTTTCTGGGGCAGCCGCAGCTTGAGAATGCTCTTACCGGGATGGACGTTGTGATCATACCTGCCGGGGTACCGAGGAAGCCTGGGATGACAAGGGATGATCTTTTCAACATCAATGCTGGAATTGTGAAGACACTTTGTGAAGGAATTGCCAAGTGCTGCCCCAACGCGCTCGTCAACTTGATCAGTAATCCGGTGAACTCTACTGTGGCAATTGCGGCTGAGGTTTTCAAGAAGGCTGGAACCTATGATCCCAAACGGCTTTTAGGAGTTACAACACTTGATGTTGTGAGAGCCAATACCTTTGTG GCAGAAGTTTTGGGACTTGATCCCAGAGAAGTCGATGTCCCAGTTGTTGGAGGCCATTCCGGAGTGACGATATTGCCTCTTCTGTCACAG GTTAAGCCTCCCTGCTCATTCACTCGAGAAGAGACAGAATATCTCACTAACCGAATTCAGAATGGTGGAACAGAGGTGGTTGAG GCAAAAGCTGGGGCTGGTTCTGCAACACTGTCAATG GCATATGCAGCTGCCAAATTTGCAGATGCTTGCCTTAGGGGCTTGAGAGGAGATGCTGGCATTGTTGAATGTGCTTTTGTGGCTTCCCAG GTGACAGAACTCCCTTTCTTCGCATCCAAGGTTCGACTTGGCCGCACTGGAGCCGAAGAGGTTTATCAACTTGGACCCCTGAACGAGTTTGAGAG GGTTGGGTTGGAGATAGCAAAGAAAGAACTAGCAGCCAGCATCCAGAAGGGAGTCTCCTTCATTAGGAAGTGA
- the LOC127802869 gene encoding transcription factor bHLH18-like isoform X1 produces the protein MLVSWIEAASSEEPICRFCSYLMEIAHISGMPEFGMEDTGFILNSLDEMSTISFAASLGESSNHPISHPMFDLKPSTEASHTGIDSPMRMVKTYGWDFSKIDHLSNGQTNSYTSQPSFTNSSYGSQVGSVKPKEEALCTSPSDIMASQGAFGNQNYLFKACQGAKRARTDNGFSSNQDHIIAERKRREMLSQLFIALSAIVPGLKKMDKASVLGDAIKYLKQLQERVKTLEEQASKRLVESVVIVKKYELHADGDSSSSDENFSGGAYDEPLPEVEARIYNKNVLIRVHCEKKKGVLEKTVAEIEKLGLSIVNSSVLTFGSLALDITIIAEMNAEFTMTVKDLVKHLHASLKMFV, from the exons ATGCTTGTCTCTTGGATCGAAGCTGCTTCCAGCGAGGAACCAATCTGCA GGTTCTGCAGTTACCTCATGGAGATTGCACATATCAGTGGCATGCCTGAATTT GGAATGGAGGATACGGGATTCATCCTTAATTCTCTTGATGAGATGAGCACAATCTCTTTTGCAGCTTCATTAGGGGAGAGTTCCAATCACCCTATCTCTCATCCAATGTTCGATCTTAAACCTTCCACAGAAGCATCTCATACTGGTATCGATAGCCCCATGAGAATGGTCAAAACCTATGGTTGGGATTTCTCTAAGATCGATCATCTGTCAAACGGGCAAACTAATTCTTACACCAGCCAACCTTCTTTCACCAATTCAAGTTATGGATCTCAAGTTGGCAGTGTAAAACCTAAAGAGGAGGCCTTGTGTACTTCGCCCTCTGATATTATGGCTTCTCAAGGTGCATTTGGAAACCAAAATTATCTGTTCAAGGCTTGCCAAGGAGCTAAACGGGCTAGAACAGACAATGGATTTTCTAGCAATCAAGATCACATTATAGctgagaggaagagaagagagatgCTCAGTCAGTTGTTCATCGCTTTATCTGCTATAGTCCCTGGCCTAAAGAAG ATGGACAAGGCTTCTGTTCTTGGTGATGCTATCAAATATTTGAAACAACTCCAGGAGCGAGTGAAGACGCTCGAGGAACAGGCCAGTAAGAGATTGGTGGAATCGGTTGTCATTGTGAAGAAGTATGAGCTCCATGCTGATGGTGACAGTTCTTCCTCGGATGAGAATTTTTCTGGTGGCGCCTATGATGAGCCTCTCCCTGAGGTGGAAGCAcgtatttataacaaaaatgtGCTCATAAGGGTTCACtgtgagaaaaagaaaggagttCTAGAGAAAACAGTGGCTGAAATTGAGAAGCTGGGTCTATCAATTGTCAATAGCAGCGTCTTGACTTTCGGAAGTTTAGCTCTAGATATTACCATAATTGCTGAG ATGAATGCAGAATTCACCATGACAGTGAAGGATCTTGTGAAGCATCTTCATGCATCTCTTAAGATGTTCGTGTGA
- the LOC127802080 gene encoding uncharacterized protein LOC127802080: MARRSLRFAATFLVISAVQSLSTALMSSPNLSPHPKAISDLKEAVVKGLGLQAEDIKISGFDLRDALVGQSVSYEFDVEIDNKILPFKLLEDVNRWEYVDLPIFREEDPGSANGNGLVDKRRMESALPVLAPFQLAGPMELWIQDAKDMRLSLPHDVDAGVLKKVILADGAVVTVTGARSVSLRHPVELPLPLNRTHSGFASGLLALAERLRHASRTQGDPLLSLRIVGPTSITSPKSPSMSADNKLKLKRLAPGLVELSSPSKTKSVEPMPTIDLKGEVTTLLTPDQFTTLWPLTSINGFNSNLRGFEALLSSILGPKANEEGSFKLLKADASAQTFVKLGFGLERKLKEGDKYWEGFPAWRTNPETVKMHFEVLAKVEGDKIVPERVMPVDPVMVVDSVAPNLVNGNMTLSKIPIFRPPSSPFTL, translated from the exons ATGGCTCGTAGATCGCTCCGTTTCGCGGCCACGTTTCTGGTGATTTCAGCTGTTCAATCGTTGTCGACTGCTCTGATGTCGTCTCCGAACCTCTCTCCCCATCCAAAAGCTATCTCC GATTTGAAGGAGGCGGTCGTGAAGGGGTTAGGGCTTCAAGCGGAGGACATCAAGATTTCCGGGTTTGATTTGAGGGACGCGTTGGTGGGGCAATCGGTCTCGTACGAGTTTGATGTTGAGATTGATAACAAGATCCTTCCGTTCAAGCTCCTGGAGGACGTGAACAGATGGGAGTACGTGGATTTACCGATTTTTCGAGAGGAGGATCCGGGGAGTGCGAACGGGAATGGATTGGTTGACAAGCGGAGAATGGAGAGTGCGTTGCCGGTTCTGGCTCCGTTCCAGCTCGCTGGTCCGATGGAACTGTGGATTCAGGATGCCAAGGATATGAGGCTTTCTTTGCCG CATGATGTGGATGCTGGAGTGCTCAAAAAAGTGATATTAGCAGATGGGGCAGTGGTTACAGTAACAGGTGCCCGATCAGTTAGCCTGCGCCACCCTGTTGAGCTTCCACTTCCCTTGAACCGAACGCACAGTGGTTTTGCATCAGGTCTTCTCGCACTGGCTGAACGTCTCCGCCATGCTTCCCGCACCCAAGGTGATCCTCTCCTGTCCCTCCGCATTGTTGGCCCTACCTCAATCACCTCCCCCAAGTCGCCCTCAATGTCTGCCGACAACAAACTCAAGCTCAAGCGTCTTGCCCCGGGCCTTGTGGAGCTGTCTTCTCCATCAAAAACCAAATCCGTTGAACCCATGCCAACCATTGATCTCAAAGGTGAAGTCACTACCCTTTTGACTCCAGATCAGTTCACCACTCTATGGCCCCTTACTTCAATCAACGGCTTTAACTCCAATCTGCGTGGCTTTGAGGCACTGCTTTCATCTATTCTGGGCCCAAAAGCAAATGAGGAAGGCAGTTTCAAGTTGCTCAAGGCAGATGCATCAGCTCAGACATTTGTAAAGCTGGGTTTTGGATTAGAGAGGAAGCTGAAAGAAGGGGATAAATATTGGGAGGGTTTTCCTGCGTGGAGGACAAACCCCGAAACCGTGAAGATGCACTTTGAAGTCCTGGCAAAGGTTGAGGGAGACAAGATTGTTCCGGAGCGGGTGATGCCGGTGGATCCTGTAATGGTAGTCGACAGTGTAGCACCAAATTTGGTTAACGGAAACATGACCCTGTcaaaaatcccaattttccgCCCTCCTTCCAGTCCTTTCACTTTGTAA